A genomic window from Candidatus Kouleothrix ribensis includes:
- a CDS encoding NTP transferase domain-containing protein, translated as MLRTLALILAGGESKALSSLTAERSEAAVPFAGKFRIIDFALSNCVNSGIYNVGVLTQYRPRSLHEHIGVGKPWDLDRRIGGVRVLHPFLTSEGGDWQRGNADAVRANLDFIAEQPVDAVLVLAGDHIYKMDYRPMLQIHQDRGADLTIAVHSVSRHEVHRYGIVTVDTDGTVSRFDEKPRRAQSSLASMGIYVFRKGFLMELLAGGRENDFGREIMPKVVRQTQVAAYHFQGYWADVGTVQAYYEANMALLVETPALDLYDPEWVIHTRSEERPAALIGAEARAEGNLLCDGCQIYGQVIRSVIAPGVVVAPGAVVRDSILLTDTIVEQDAVVDRCILDKETVVGKEAKLGDGEDNTPNQAAPERLNTGLTVVGRRARIPAGAIIGRNVVIMPRVNGDMYGADLVVPSGATV; from the coding sequence ATGCTACGTACACTCGCACTCATCCTGGCCGGCGGCGAGAGCAAGGCGCTGAGCTCACTCACCGCCGAGCGCTCCGAAGCGGCCGTTCCGTTCGCCGGCAAATTTCGAATCATCGACTTTGCACTCTCGAACTGTGTCAACTCGGGCATCTACAATGTCGGCGTGCTGACGCAGTATCGCCCACGCTCGCTGCACGAGCATATCGGCGTCGGCAAGCCCTGGGATCTCGACCGGCGAATTGGCGGCGTGCGCGTGCTGCACCCGTTCCTCACCAGCGAGGGCGGCGACTGGCAGCGCGGTAACGCCGACGCAGTACGCGCCAACCTCGACTTCATCGCCGAGCAGCCGGTCGACGCGGTGCTGGTGCTGGCCGGCGACCATATCTACAAGATGGACTACCGGCCCATGCTGCAGATCCACCAGGATCGCGGCGCCGACCTGACCATCGCCGTGCATAGCGTGAGCCGGCACGAGGTACATCGCTACGGCATCGTCACGGTCGATACCGACGGCACCGTCAGCCGCTTCGACGAAAAGCCGCGCCGCGCACAGTCGAGCCTGGCCTCGATGGGCATCTACGTGTTTCGCAAAGGCTTCCTGATGGAGCTGCTGGCCGGCGGCCGCGAGAACGACTTCGGCCGCGAGATCATGCCCAAAGTGGTGCGCCAGACTCAGGTGGCCGCCTATCATTTCCAGGGCTACTGGGCCGATGTCGGTACCGTGCAGGCCTACTACGAAGCCAACATGGCCCTGCTGGTCGAAACCCCCGCGCTCGATCTGTATGATCCCGAGTGGGTCATCCACACGCGCAGCGAAGAGCGCCCGGCCGCGCTGATCGGCGCCGAGGCGCGCGCCGAGGGCAACCTGCTGTGCGACGGCTGCCAGATCTATGGCCAGGTCATCCGCTCGGTGATCGCACCGGGCGTGGTGGTGGCACCCGGCGCGGTGGTGCGCGACTCGATCCTGCTGACCGATACGATCGTCGAGCAAGACGCCGTGGTCGATCGCTGTATCCTCGACAAAGAGACCGTGGTGGGCAAAGAGGCCAAGCTCGGCGATGGCGAGGATAACACGCCAAACCAGGCCGCACCCGAGCGCCTGAACACCGGCCTGACCGTCGTCGGCCGGCGCGCGCGCATTCCAGCCGGGGCGATCATCGGGCGCAATGTCGTGATCATGCCGCGCGTGAATGGCGATATGTACGGTGCGGATCTGGTAGTGCCTAGCGGCGCCACTGTTTAG
- a CDS encoding toll/interleukin-1 receptor domain-containing protein, with product MTEALTYDLLVSYAEADRAWAEGYLLDALKQAGVRYHSEAAFALGVPRIQEFERAIKESRRTLLVISPAYLRGPICFWPG from the coding sequence TTGACTGAAGCGCTGACTTATGATCTCCTCGTCTCCTACGCCGAAGCCGATCGAGCGTGGGCCGAAGGCTACCTGCTCGATGCGCTGAAGCAGGCGGGCGTACGCTATCATTCTGAAGCAGCCTTTGCTCTTGGCGTACCACGTATCCAAGAATTCGAGCGGGCAATCAAGGAGAGCAGGCGCACATTGCTGGTCATATCTCCTGCTTATCTAAGGGGACCTATCTGTTTCTGGCCTGGCTGA
- a CDS encoding NAD-dependent epimerase/dehydratase family protein has product MKYFVTGATGFVGGRVARQLAEAGHEVVAVVRSPAKATDLAALGITVVRGDVTDKESMRAPMRGVDGVYHIAGWYKIGARDPREGQAINVQGTRNVLELMREHAIPKGVYTSTLAINSDTHGQVADETYRFNGSHLSIYDRTKAAAHALADQMIAAGLPLVIVMPGLIYGPGDTSSVRTTLIQYLQRRLPLLPKQTAYSWAHVDDIAQGHIQAMEQGRSGESYIIAGPTHTLIEAIELAERITGIAAPRLRAAPGALKAMAALMGLVERVVPVPASYTAEYLRVSAGATYIGSNAKARRELGYRPRPLAEGLAATLLHEMALLGMAAPPAAG; this is encoded by the coding sequence ATGAAGTATTTTGTGACCGGGGCGACCGGGTTTGTGGGTGGGCGCGTGGCACGCCAGCTGGCCGAGGCCGGGCACGAGGTGGTGGCCGTGGTGCGCAGCCCCGCCAAGGCCACCGATCTTGCTGCGCTCGGCATCACGGTGGTGCGCGGCGATGTGACCGACAAAGAGAGCATGCGTGCGCCTATGCGCGGCGTCGATGGCGTGTACCACATCGCCGGCTGGTACAAGATCGGCGCGCGCGACCCGCGCGAGGGCCAGGCGATCAATGTGCAGGGCACGCGCAATGTGCTCGAGCTCATGCGCGAGCACGCCATTCCTAAAGGCGTGTATACCAGCACACTGGCGATCAACTCCGACACACACGGCCAGGTTGCCGACGAAACCTACCGCTTCAATGGCAGCCACCTGAGCATCTACGATCGCACCAAGGCCGCCGCGCACGCCCTGGCCGACCAGATGATCGCCGCAGGGCTGCCGCTGGTGATCGTCATGCCTGGGCTGATCTATGGCCCCGGCGACACCAGCAGCGTGCGCACGACACTGATCCAGTATCTCCAGCGCCGGCTGCCGCTGCTGCCCAAACAGACCGCGTACTCGTGGGCGCATGTGGATGATATTGCCCAGGGGCATATCCAGGCCATGGAGCAGGGCCGGTCGGGTGAGAGCTATATCATCGCCGGGCCGACCCACACGCTGATCGAGGCGATCGAGCTGGCCGAGCGTATCACCGGCATCGCTGCGCCGCGGCTGCGCGCCGCGCCGGGGGCGCTCAAGGCTATGGCCGCGCTCATGGGCCTGGTCGAGCGTGTGGTGCCGGTGCCAGCCAGCTATACGGCCGAGTACCTACGCGTGAGCGCGGGCGCCACGTACATTGGCAGTAACGCCAAGGCGCGCCGCGAGCTGGGCTATCGCCCCCGGCCGCTCGCCGAGGGCCTGGCCGCCACGCTGCTGCACGAGATGGCGCTGCTGGGCATGGCGGCCCCACCCGCCGCCGGATGA
- a CDS encoding ComEC family competence protein — protein sequence MSLIYLAIAWMLGIIAADLLPLPVGGLQVAAVLGALLAAAAWWQPRARLAGLLVCCAALGGWRYDAAQLQLTQHDIRRLVGRGTLAVAGMVQSDPKRADDGQQVVLAVRAAQIGAQQQPAEGLVLLKLPPYPEYHYGQQLLALGELQAPRAATRPGQFDYRSYLARKSIVAVMDAPRVRVQPGERGNPALRMLLAFRDHCKAVLLRELPEPQASLAVGILLGLQSSIPGDVTADFSTTGTSHILVISGWNISIIAAALYGLAGTLRLDKRRAFWAILACIWLYTMFVGATPTVIRAAVMGTIVVLGQRIERRAHAWTTLFAASWAMTLWDPQTLWDLGFQLSALATASLFAYGKGVERMLLRTPLRAAALGWAREALTATLAAQVLALPLILYHFGNLSLIAPLANVALLPMVPYAMLFGGLALLGGLAYLPLGQWLATAAYLFLAWLTEGARLLARIPWAAVQLPPFPLWVLLGYYAIVVGTWLWNTTLADSQAVVPGAISSHTPKQLA from the coding sequence ATGAGCTTGATCTATCTCGCGATTGCCTGGATGCTTGGTATCATCGCGGCCGACCTGCTGCCGCTGCCGGTTGGTGGGCTGCAGGTGGCGGCCGTGCTCGGGGCGCTGCTTGCCGCCGCCGCCTGGTGGCAGCCGCGTGCCCGGCTGGCCGGCCTGCTGGTGTGCTGTGCCGCGCTGGGCGGCTGGCGCTACGACGCAGCCCAGCTACAGCTTACGCAGCACGATATTCGGCGGCTAGTAGGGCGCGGTACGCTGGCGGTTGCCGGCATGGTGCAGAGCGACCCCAAGCGCGCCGATGACGGTCAGCAGGTTGTGCTGGCCGTGCGGGCAGCGCAGATCGGCGCGCAGCAGCAGCCGGCTGAAGGGCTGGTGCTGCTGAAGCTGCCGCCCTACCCCGAGTATCACTATGGCCAGCAGCTGCTGGCGCTGGGCGAGCTGCAAGCGCCGCGTGCGGCTACGCGGCCGGGCCAGTTCGACTACCGCAGCTATCTGGCGCGCAAAAGCATCGTTGCGGTTATGGATGCGCCGCGTGTGCGCGTGCAGCCGGGCGAGCGCGGGAACCCGGCCTTGCGCATGCTGCTGGCCTTCCGCGACCACTGTAAAGCCGTGCTGCTGCGTGAGCTGCCCGAGCCGCAGGCCTCGCTGGCCGTCGGCATCCTGCTGGGTCTGCAGTCGAGCATCCCCGGCGATGTGACCGCCGACTTTTCGACCACCGGCACCTCGCATATCCTGGTGATCTCGGGCTGGAATATCAGCATTATCGCGGCGGCGCTATATGGCCTGGCCGGCACGCTGCGGCTCGACAAGCGCCGCGCATTCTGGGCGATTCTCGCGTGCATCTGGCTGTACACCATGTTCGTCGGCGCCACGCCCACCGTGATTCGCGCGGCCGTGATGGGCACGATTGTGGTGCTGGGCCAGCGGATCGAGCGGCGCGCACACGCCTGGACCACGCTGTTCGCGGCGAGCTGGGCCATGACATTGTGGGACCCGCAGACGCTCTGGGATCTGGGGTTTCAGCTCAGCGCGCTGGCCACCGCCTCGCTCTTCGCGTATGGCAAGGGCGTCGAGCGGATGTTGCTGCGCACACCGCTGCGGGCCGCCGCGCTGGGCTGGGCACGCGAGGCGCTCACGGCCACGCTGGCCGCGCAGGTGCTGGCGCTGCCCTTGATCCTGTATCATTTCGGCAACCTGAGCCTGATCGCGCCGCTGGCGAATGTGGCGCTGCTGCCGATGGTGCCGTATGCCATGCTGTTCGGCGGGCTGGCCTTGTTGGGCGGGCTGGCGTACCTACCGCTGGGCCAGTGGCTGGCGACGGCGGCGTACCTGTTCCTGGCCTGGCTCACCGAGGGCGCGCGGCTGCTCGCGCGCATCCCCTGGGCGGCGGTGCAGCTGCCGCCGTTCCCGCTGTGGGTATTACTGGGCTACTACGCGATCGTGGTGGGCACATGGCTGTGGAACACGACGCTGGCGGACTCGCAGGCGGTGGTGCCTGGCGCAATCTCCTCACACACGCCCAAGCAGCTCGCGTAG
- a CDS encoding lamin tail domain-containing protein gives MNASDSPRALAWLLLVLWCCLAVATPPHIRAAPAEAITALFPGSLQNSSTAVATPADGLFSALAQQATSSIDIALYDFNRASVRDALLAAKQRGVAVRVVGDDLDAIDPAYAAFYQSIAAAGIPLVTDTTDSLMHNKFAVFDGAVTWTGSANFSDNAFVRNGENIVVITSTVVAEIYGAEFAEMFGGKFHGAKADNTAHSATVAGSPVEVAFAPTDGVEARMIAALNSADSSIQVAMFTFTSAPLAQALINAHGRGVAVEVLLETAAAANQFSQRNPLCAAGVTVRVEAWDPKLHDKYAVVDAGSASDPLLLTGSTNWTGSAVSANDENLLIVRDAALAGAFAADFARLRSSIITGPPGFSCNAGPAPAPPRRLYVPIASTGVPSSAGRAQIIAIDAAPPVALDESVLIKNVGGAALAMAGYTLSDAASTPNTYTFPAFTLAAGAEVRVWVRAGADDAANLYWGRSAAVWNNSGDTATLRDAAGQEVSRYLYP, from the coding sequence ATGAACGCATCGGACAGCCCGCGCGCGCTGGCCTGGTTGCTGCTCGTGCTATGGTGCTGCCTAGCAGTAGCCACCCCGCCCCACATACGCGCCGCGCCAGCCGAGGCGATTACGGCGCTCTTCCCCGGCAGCTTGCAGAACTCCAGCACGGCCGTGGCCACCCCGGCCGATGGATTATTCAGCGCGCTCGCGCAGCAGGCCACCAGCAGTATCGATATCGCGCTGTACGACTTCAACCGCGCCAGCGTGCGTGACGCACTGCTGGCCGCCAAGCAGCGGGGCGTAGCGGTGCGCGTGGTTGGCGACGACCTTGACGCGATCGATCCCGCCTACGCGGCGTTCTACCAGAGCATCGCCGCCGCCGGCATCCCGCTGGTGACAGATACCACCGACAGCCTGATGCACAACAAGTTCGCCGTGTTCGATGGTGCAGTCACCTGGACCGGCAGCGCCAACTTTTCTGATAACGCGTTTGTGCGTAATGGCGAAAACATCGTCGTGATCACCTCGACCGTGGTGGCCGAGATCTACGGTGCCGAGTTTGCCGAGATGTTTGGCGGCAAGTTTCACGGCGCCAAGGCCGACAACACCGCGCATAGTGCGACCGTCGCCGGCAGCCCGGTTGAGGTTGCCTTTGCCCCCACCGATGGCGTAGAGGCGCGCATGATCGCCGCGCTGAACAGCGCCGACAGCTCCATCCAGGTGGCTATGTTCACCTTCACAAGTGCGCCGCTGGCCCAGGCCCTGATCAATGCCCATGGCCGCGGCGTGGCGGTTGAGGTGCTGCTGGAAACGGCCGCAGCCGCCAACCAGTTTAGCCAGCGCAACCCGCTATGCGCCGCCGGCGTCACCGTGCGTGTCGAAGCATGGGATCCCAAGCTGCACGATAAGTACGCGGTGGTCGATGCAGGCAGCGCCAGCGACCCGCTGTTGCTCACCGGCAGCACCAACTGGACGGGCAGCGCCGTGAGCGCGAACGACGAGAACCTGCTGATCGTGCGCGACGCTGCGCTGGCCGGCGCGTTTGCGGCCGATTTCGCGCGCTTGCGCAGTTCGATCATCACCGGGCCGCCGGGGTTCAGCTGCAACGCCGGGCCGGCGCCTGCACCACCACGCCGGCTCTACGTGCCGATCGCCAGCACCGGCGTACCAAGCTCGGCCGGGCGCGCCCAGATCATCGCGATCGATGCAGCGCCACCAGTTGCGCTCGACGAGTCGGTGCTGATCAAAAACGTCGGCGGCGCGGCGCTGGCCATGGCCGGCTACACGCTCAGCGACGCGGCCAGTACGCCGAACACGTACACCTTCCCGGCCTTCACATTGGCGGCCGGCGCCGAGGTGCGCGTGTGGGTCAGGGCCGGCGCCGATGATGCGGCCAATCTGTATTGGGGCCGCAGCGCGGCGGTGTGGAACAACAGCGGCGACACCGCGACACTGCGCGATGCCGCCGGCCAGGAAGTGAGCCGGTATCTATACCCTTAG
- a CDS encoding N-acetyltransferase: MSISDLPGVQHNQAQHRYEVMIDGQRALIEYQLRGDTIVYLHTRVPPALEGRGIASHLARFALDDARARGLSVVPQCPFVASYIQRHPEYQPLVRASA, translated from the coding sequence ATGTCAATATCTGACCTACCTGGCGTGCAGCATAACCAGGCCCAGCACCGCTACGAAGTCATGATCGACGGCCAGCGCGCGCTCATCGAGTACCAGCTGCGCGGCGATACGATCGTCTATCTGCACACCAGGGTGCCGCCGGCGCTCGAAGGGCGCGGCATTGCCAGCCACCTGGCCCGCTTCGCGCTCGACGACGCGCGGGCGCGCGGGCTGAGTGTGGTGCCGCAGTGCCCGTTTGTCGCCAGCTACATCCAGCGCCACCCGGAGTATCAGCCGCTGGTGCGCGCGTCAGCATAG
- a CDS encoding adenylosuccinate synthetase has product MRHAFLTVDLGFGDAGKGAVVDFLTRQYAAHTVVRYNGGAQAGHRVVLPGPDAREHVFSQFGSGTLAGAATHLTRFMLIEPLAMLAEARHLRELGAGEPFARTTIDARALVITPFARAVNRLSELARGDARHGSCGMGVGETMIDYLAHGEQVLFAGDLADRDVLYAKLRFLRTVNQAKLQRLALPDTAAVAAERAPLDDPAWAERLLDQYRDWADLAQVVPGSHLHKLLRRPGAVVFEAAQGVLLDEWYGFHPHTTWSTTTLANADRLLAEAGYDGGLTRVGITRAYATRHGAGPLPSEDAALTAALPDAANRFGAWQQGFRVGWLDLVLLRYALAVVGRLDTLALTCLDRLAGLPEPRICRAYRDGEEPIERLPAVPGAPSLAHQEQLTALLQRACPQLAPLDGAGALPALLAADLGLPVGLRSYGPSAADIGLVAGAGL; this is encoded by the coding sequence ATGCGGCACGCATTTCTCACCGTCGACCTGGGCTTTGGCGACGCCGGCAAGGGCGCGGTGGTCGATTTCCTGACACGCCAGTATGCGGCCCACACGGTCGTGCGCTATAATGGCGGCGCGCAGGCCGGCCACCGGGTGGTGCTGCCCGGCCCCGATGCGCGCGAGCATGTGTTCTCGCAGTTCGGCAGCGGCACACTGGCCGGCGCGGCCACGCACCTCACGCGCTTCATGCTGATTGAGCCGCTGGCCATGCTGGCCGAGGCGCGCCACCTGCGCGAGCTAGGCGCGGGCGAGCCATTTGCCCGCACAACGATCGATGCGCGGGCGCTGGTGATCACGCCGTTCGCGCGCGCGGTCAACCGCCTGAGCGAGCTGGCGCGCGGCGATGCGCGCCACGGCAGCTGCGGCATGGGCGTCGGCGAGACCATGATCGACTACCTGGCGCATGGTGAGCAGGTGCTGTTCGCCGGCGACCTGGCCGACCGCGACGTGCTGTACGCCAAGCTGCGGTTTCTGCGCACCGTGAACCAGGCCAAGCTGCAGCGGCTGGCCCTGCCCGATACTGCGGCGGTTGCGGCTGAGCGCGCGCCGCTCGACGACCCGGCCTGGGCCGAGCGGCTACTCGACCAGTATCGCGACTGGGCTGATCTCGCGCAGGTAGTGCCGGGCAGCCACCTGCACAAGCTGCTGCGCCGGCCGGGCGCGGTGGTGTTCGAGGCCGCGCAGGGCGTGCTGCTCGACGAGTGGTATGGCTTTCATCCGCACACCACCTGGAGCACCACCACGCTGGCGAATGCCGATCGGCTGCTGGCCGAGGCCGGCTATGATGGCGGGCTGACCCGCGTCGGCATTACGCGTGCCTACGCCACCCGCCATGGCGCCGGCCCGCTGCCCAGCGAGGATGCCGCGCTTACTGCGGCGCTGCCCGACGCGGCCAACCGCTTCGGGGCCTGGCAGCAGGGCTTTCGGGTTGGCTGGCTCGACCTGGTGCTGCTGCGCTATGCGCTGGCGGTGGTGGGCCGGCTCGATACGCTGGCGCTGACATGCCTGGATCGGCTGGCGGGGCTGCCTGAGCCGCGCATCTGCCGGGCCTACCGCGATGGCGAGGAACCGATCGAGCGCTTGCCGGCCGTGCCGGGCGCGCCATCGCTGGCACACCAGGAGCAGCTGACCGCGCTGCTGCAGCGTGCCTGCCCGCAGCTCGCCCCGCTCGACGGCGCCGGCGCGCTGCCGGCGTTGCTGGCAGCTGATCTGGGCCTGCCGGTGGGCCTGCGCTCGTATGGCCCGTCGGCCGCCGACATAGGCCTGGTGGCGGGCGCCGGCCTCTGA
- a CDS encoding glucose-1-phosphate adenylyltransferase, with translation MRIVAMIMAGGEGTRLSVLSEKRAKPSVPFAGKFRIIDFTLSNCVNSGIFDVAVLTQYRPHSLNAHIGNGKPWDLDRSQGGVQLLQPYQGRRDESWYKGTADAVYQNLNYIRERRADVVVLLSGDHIYKMDYSAMIELHQRRRADLTVAVMHVPLDETDRFGIMTVDESQRVVEFTEKPKNRDKGTLASMGIYVFNAETLMRRLGEGAEGSPRVDFGKHVIPAMISQDTVFAYPFEGYWVDVGTIQSYWETSMELLDSSNTLKLYDTHWVIHTRSEERPPVKFGPQSQVSQSMVCNGAIVRGRVERSVLSPGVYVSPGALVRDSVVMNDVWIGPGAVLDRVIVDKNAVVGAGVRLGCGDDLTTPNKQEPDKLTTGVTVVGKGAHLPANIRVGRNVVINADRDEEHFPGGEVASGETV, from the coding sequence GTGCGAATCGTAGCCATGATCATGGCCGGTGGTGAAGGCACGCGCCTGAGCGTGCTCTCTGAGAAGCGCGCCAAGCCCTCGGTGCCATTCGCCGGTAAGTTCCGCATCATCGACTTCACCCTCTCGAATTGTGTCAACTCAGGGATCTTCGACGTGGCTGTGCTGACACAATATCGGCCGCACTCGCTCAACGCACATATCGGCAACGGCAAGCCCTGGGATCTCGACCGCAGCCAGGGCGGCGTGCAGCTGCTGCAACCCTACCAGGGCCGCCGCGATGAGAGCTGGTACAAAGGCACCGCCGACGCGGTATACCAGAACCTCAACTACATCCGCGAGCGCCGCGCCGACGTGGTGGTGCTGCTCTCGGGCGACCATATCTACAAGATGGACTACAGCGCCATGATCGAATTGCACCAGCGTCGCCGCGCCGACCTGACCGTGGCGGTGATGCATGTGCCGCTCGACGAAACCGATCGCTTCGGGATCATGACCGTCGACGAGAGCCAGCGCGTGGTCGAGTTCACCGAGAAGCCCAAGAATCGCGACAAGGGCACGCTCGCCAGCATGGGCATCTATGTCTTCAACGCCGAAACACTCATGCGCCGGCTGGGCGAAGGCGCCGAGGGCAGCCCACGTGTCGACTTCGGCAAGCATGTGATCCCGGCCATGATCAGCCAGGACACCGTATTCGCCTACCCGTTCGAGGGCTACTGGGTCGATGTCGGCACCATCCAATCGTACTGGGAGACCAGCATGGAGCTGCTCGATTCATCGAACACGCTCAAGCTCTACGACACGCACTGGGTGATCCACACGCGCAGCGAAGAGCGCCCGCCGGTCAAGTTTGGCCCGCAGTCCCAGGTGTCGCAGAGCATGGTCTGCAATGGCGCGATTGTGCGCGGGCGCGTCGAGCGCTCGGTGCTCTCGCCGGGTGTGTATGTGTCGCCCGGCGCGCTGGTGCGCGATAGCGTGGTGATGAACGATGTGTGGATCGGCCCTGGCGCCGTGCTCGACCGCGTGATCGTCGACAAGAATGCGGTGGTGGGCGCAGGCGTGCGCCTGGGCTGCGGCGACGACCTGACCACGCCGAATAAGCAGGAGCCTGATAAGCTTACCACCGGCGTGACAGTGGTGGGCAAGGGTGCGCACCTGCCGGCGAATATCCGGGTTGGGCGCAACGTGGTGATCAACGCCGACCGTGACGAAGAGCACTTCCCCGGCGGCGAAGTGGCGTCGGGCGAAACTGTTTGA
- a CDS encoding CDGSH iron-sulfur domain-containing protein — translation MEKHLHEYQGQAIEITYDLKRCIHAAECVRGLSPVFDSQRRPWVQPDQAEANAVAAVVERCPSGALHYTRRDGGPAEQAAPVARIVPQPNGPLHLRGAITVCAADGTPLVHDTRVALCRCGHSANKPFCDGTHSKVGFQDAGALAEKTLRAPEADAPAAIVATPTENGPLQVAGAFEICDAAGQACQAGARAYLCRCGGSGSKPFCDGTHSKIGFSG, via the coding sequence ATGGAGAAACACTTGCACGAATACCAGGGCCAGGCGATCGAGATCACCTACGATCTGAAGCGCTGCATTCACGCCGCCGAATGTGTGCGTGGGCTATCGCCGGTGTTCGACAGCCAGCGCCGGCCGTGGGTGCAGCCCGACCAGGCCGAGGCCAACGCGGTGGCGGCGGTGGTCGAGCGCTGCCCGAGCGGCGCGCTGCACTACACCCGCCGCGACGGGGGCCCAGCCGAACAAGCGGCGCCAGTCGCACGGATCGTGCCGCAGCCCAACGGGCCGCTACACCTGCGCGGCGCGATCACGGTATGCGCGGCCGATGGCACGCCGCTCGTACACGATACGCGGGTGGCGCTGTGCCGCTGCGGGCACTCGGCCAATAAGCCATTCTGCGACGGCACGCACAGCAAAGTCGGGTTTCAGGATGCCGGCGCCCTCGCCGAGAAGACACTGCGCGCGCCCGAGGCCGACGCACCTGCCGCCATTGTGGCCACACCTACCGAGAATGGGCCGCTGCAGGTCGCCGGCGCATTCGAGATCTGCGATGCCGCCGGGCAGGCCTGCCAGGCCGGTGCCAGAGCCTACCTGTGCCGCTGTGGCGGCTCGGGCAGCAAGCCGTTTTGCGATGGCACACACAGCAAGATTGGGTTCAGCGGCTAA
- a CDS encoding molecular chaperone DnaJ, which produces MQRAFDELIDQLGRAQAPAEVFGPLAAPMADALKQRYRVLVRLAHPDRNPSRAAEANAACRDLNHWYAAAQQQIAAGTYGVAPRIIITSGPRRYVGYAAPLAGDLCDLYPAELGDDQVLLKVARSAHDNDLLQAEARALHEIERGLAGQRVRAHFPTLIEHVLISDAAGARRQVNVLRAEAGVVSLAEVIRAYPRGLDPADAAWMFNRVLAALGAAHSLGLVHGAVTPAHVLVRPADHNGMLVGWCASVPAGEPLRLRSPAYAGDYPPEVAARRPATPATDLYLAAACMVRLLGGDPSGPTLPPRVPRPIADLLRACLIQSPQRRPYDAWQLFDDFRELLGQLYGRPRFRPFAMPAGPA; this is translated from the coding sequence ATGCAACGAGCATTTGACGAACTGATCGATCAGCTTGGCCGCGCGCAGGCGCCGGCCGAGGTATTTGGCCCGCTGGCCGCGCCCATGGCCGATGCCCTGAAGCAGCGCTACCGCGTGCTGGTGCGGCTGGCGCACCCCGATCGTAACCCAAGCCGCGCGGCCGAGGCGAATGCAGCCTGCCGCGATCTGAACCATTGGTACGCAGCTGCCCAGCAGCAGATCGCGGCTGGCACCTATGGCGTAGCGCCGCGTATTATCATCACCAGCGGGCCACGCCGGTATGTTGGCTACGCGGCGCCGCTGGCCGGCGATCTGTGCGATCTATACCCGGCCGAGCTCGGCGACGATCAGGTGTTGCTCAAGGTCGCACGCAGCGCCCACGACAACGACCTGCTCCAGGCCGAGGCGCGCGCGCTGCACGAGATCGAGCGCGGGCTGGCCGGCCAGCGTGTGCGGGCGCACTTCCCGACGCTGATCGAGCACGTGCTGATAAGCGACGCGGCCGGCGCGCGCCGCCAGGTGAATGTGCTGCGCGCCGAGGCGGGCGTAGTGTCGCTGGCCGAGGTGATCCGCGCTTACCCGCGCGGCCTGGATCCGGCCGACGCAGCCTGGATGTTCAACCGGGTGCTGGCGGCGTTGGGCGCGGCGCACAGCCTGGGCCTGGTGCATGGTGCCGTGACGCCCGCGCATGTGCTGGTGCGCCCGGCCGACCACAACGGTATGCTGGTGGGCTGGTGCGCCAGCGTGCCTGCGGGCGAGCCGCTGCGGCTGCGCAGCCCGGCCTACGCCGGCGATTACCCGCCCGAGGTAGCCGCGCGCCGGCCAGCCACGCCTGCCACCGACCTGTACCTGGCTGCGGCATGCATGGTGCGCCTGCTCGGCGGCGACCCATCCGGCCCAACCCTGCCGCCGCGGGTGCCCCGGCCGATCGCCGACCTGCTGCGGGCCTGCCTGATCCAGTCGCCCCAGCGCCGGCCATACGACGCCTGGCAACTGTTCGACGACTTTCGCGAACTGCTTGGGCAGCTGTACGGCCGGCCGCGCTTCCGCCCGTTTGCCATGCCGGCGGGGCCGGCTTGA